The Formosa sp. Hel1_33_131 genome window below encodes:
- a CDS encoding anti-sigma factor antagonist: MTLQIFEKNEIFYLNGRLNRSTLKSFISYFEYNLSRNKNVIINIDNVIEIDKSGLEAMRNFAKVAILKQKVFSIVGNGCKEIYDDFKQTNLAELAR, from the coding sequence ATGACGTTACAAATTTTTGAAAAAAATGAGATATTTTATTTAAACGGAAGATTAAACAGGTCAACGTTAAAATCTTTCATCTCTTATTTTGAATACAATTTATCTCGAAATAAAAATGTAATCATAAATATTGATAACGTCATTGAAATTGATAAAAGTGGTCTAGAAGCCATGCGCAATTTTGCAAAGGTTGCAATCTTAAAACAAAAAGTATTTTCTATTGTTGGAAATGGTTGTAAAGAAATCTATGACGATTTTAAACAAACCAACCTTGCAGAATTAGCGCGTTGA
- a CDS encoding sugar isomerase, translated as MIAKPIPFKDKFSTEQLFMMSAMLVNGGNYLYNLVLGRFLGPEKFADAAILITLLLVLSFAAMTFQLVTAKFSVIFENSVLQSFIATIYKSATVVGVVLGITIVLVSSELQEFFKTTSSSMFVVFGIGIPFYFLMSVNRGVFQGQKEWIPLSATYQLEMMSRLAITFGLLCLFEVDSSLLIAIGIICSFIVGLLPFEFNPPPFFNRIKLKKSETKMVRNFFIITAFYEVTLIVINNSDILLVKHYFEPYEAGLYASLALIGRVVYFIAWMFVMLLLPTVVQLKKQGISTRPILFKYVIYIIIIAASIVLACYLFPNQIINILFGNEYVGIASLLWKYAFATGVFAVSNIFAYYYLSLDKYIPVIFSGVFGVLQIALIIQFHASLEQIVHLQIFAMILLLGVQITFFILNDMISKNKSLKNLSHH; from the coding sequence ATGATTGCAAAACCCATCCCCTTTAAAGATAAATTCTCTACGGAGCAACTATTTATGATGAGTGCAATGCTTGTCAATGGGGGTAATTATTTATATAATTTAGTGTTAGGCAGATTTCTAGGTCCCGAGAAATTTGCAGATGCGGCAATTCTAATCACCTTACTATTAGTGTTGTCTTTTGCTGCAATGACATTTCAATTGGTCACTGCAAAATTTTCAGTGATTTTTGAGAATTCAGTGCTTCAATCGTTTATAGCAACTATTTACAAAAGTGCTACTGTTGTTGGCGTTGTTTTAGGAATCACAATTGTTTTGGTATCCTCAGAGTTACAAGAATTTTTCAAAACAACATCATCTAGTATGTTTGTTGTTTTTGGAATTGGCATTCCTTTTTACTTCTTAATGAGTGTGAATCGGGGCGTTTTTCAAGGTCAAAAAGAATGGATTCCTTTATCTGCGACCTATCAATTAGAAATGATGAGTCGGTTAGCAATTACTTTTGGATTGCTATGCCTTTTTGAAGTGGATTCGTCACTATTAATTGCCATTGGAATTATATGCTCATTTATCGTTGGTCTACTTCCATTTGAGTTTAACCCCCCCCCCTTTTTTAATCGTATCAAATTAAAGAAATCAGAAACCAAAATGGTACGTAATTTTTTTATAATTACGGCGTTTTATGAGGTCACACTTATTGTCATTAACAACAGTGACATCTTATTAGTGAAACATTATTTCGAACCTTATGAAGCAGGCTTATATGCATCCTTAGCATTGATTGGTAGAGTCGTGTATTTTATAGCTTGGATGTTTGTCATGTTGTTATTACCAACCGTCGTGCAACTAAAAAAACAGGGCATATCTACAAGACCTATTTTATTTAAATACGTTATTTATATTATTATAATTGCAGCCTCTATTGTTTTAGCGTGCTACTTGTTTCCGAATCAAATTATCAATATCTTATTTGGAAACGAGTATGTAGGGATTGCTTCTTTATTGTGGAAGTATGCTTTCGCAACAGGTGTTTTTGCGGTCTCAAATATTTTCGCCTACTATTATTTATCTCTAGACAAGTATATTCCCGTAATCTTTTCGGGGGTTTTTGGTGTGTTACAGATAGCTTTAATCATACAATTTCATGCGTCTTTAGAGCAAATTGTTCATCTTCAAATTTTTGCGATGATTTTACTGTTAGGAGTACAGATAACCTTCTTTATTTTAAACGATATGATCTCTAAAAATAAGAGCCTGAAGAATCTTTCTCACCATTAA
- a CDS encoding glycosyltransferase, which yields MKLAIVTAYPPSKVTLNEYAFHLVKSFRQNKKVTELILLTDETPGKKEIYFTEDGCEVTVKECWKFNSYSIVYNVAKAIHNTKPDAVLFNLQFMKFGDKKIAAALGLTLPLICRIKHVPTIVLLHNILEQTDLENAGFASNKLLQIVYTFIGTCLTKLILKADLVVVTMEKYAANLKEKYKVTNVKMIPHGTFETPRKPSHKLQNGTLKVMTFGKFGTYKKVESLIEAVEKVRDYSGLDLEVVIAGTDNPNVVGYLANVKEKYKHISQITFTGYVEENQVERLFNESAVVVFPYTSTSGSSGVLHQAGSYGKAVIMPNLGDLATLIEEEGYRGEFFKPESVDSLATAIETVVTNDAYRVALGNANYKAATAFPMERITNLYINEFQTIIDEKHIS from the coding sequence ATGAAACTAGCAATCGTCACTGCATATCCCCCAAGTAAAGTCACATTAAACGAATATGCATTTCATTTAGTAAAAAGCTTTAGACAAAACAAAAAAGTAACTGAATTAATTTTACTAACCGATGAAACTCCAGGGAAAAAAGAAATTTATTTCACAGAAGATGGATGTGAAGTTACGGTAAAAGAGTGTTGGAAATTTAATAGCTATTCGATTGTTTATAATGTGGCCAAAGCCATCCATAACACAAAACCAGACGCCGTATTATTTAACTTACAATTCATGAAGTTCGGCGATAAAAAAATTGCAGCAGCACTAGGCTTAACCCTCCCTTTAATTTGTAGAATAAAACACGTTCCAACAATCGTATTACTTCACAATATTTTAGAACAAACAGACTTAGAAAATGCTGGTTTTGCCTCAAACAAACTTTTGCAAATAGTCTATACGTTTATAGGAACGTGTTTAACAAAACTAATTTTAAAAGCCGATCTCGTTGTGGTTACTATGGAGAAGTACGCGGCCAATTTAAAAGAAAAATATAAAGTAACTAATGTAAAAATGATCCCTCATGGTACCTTTGAAACTCCAAGGAAACCATCACATAAACTTCAAAATGGCACTCTAAAAGTAATGACTTTTGGGAAATTCGGAACCTACAAAAAAGTGGAATCACTGATTGAAGCTGTGGAAAAGGTTAGAGACTATTCTGGATTGGATTTAGAAGTTGTAATTGCGGGTACAGACAACCCAAATGTGGTGGGCTATTTGGCTAACGTAAAAGAAAAATACAAACATATCTCTCAAATCACTTTTACGGGCTATGTGGAGGAAAACCAAGTAGAAAGATTATTTAATGAAAGTGCAGTCGTAGTGTTTCCCTATACCTCTACCTCCGGAAGTTCGGGTGTTTTACACCAAGCTGGAAGTTATGGCAAAGCTGTAATCATGCCCAATTTGGGTGATTTAGCAACTCTAATCGAAGAGGAGGGTTACAGAGGTGAATTTTTTAAACCAGAAAGTGTAGATAGTTTAGCAACTGCAATTGAAACCGTTGTAACAAATGATGCGTACAGAGTCGCGTTGGGGAATGCAAACTACAAGGCCGCTACGGCGTTTCCAATGGAAAGAATTACGAATCTTTATATAAATGAATTTCAAACTATCATCGATGAAAAACACATTTCATAA
- a CDS encoding cellulase family glycosylhydrolase translates to MVNTNKIILRSVLIISYLVIISILIFLISSLFSYFNTGADRSSMLHTEVKKIDQYTPKISWKDDGNEGRYMDPQTLSSIENDYLDAWYVKHIANKTNLKNGIDDFYTKSARKNLFNFIEHNKEENIAIESTTLAHNPDILFFSEDGQLLVLEDKNVIEYKKFIKDNAFVIETTETSDYKGLFLLEDGFWRIRHLVKERTSEFDKTTLPSLLGSSNIKGINYYPQATPWDMFGENFDLTIIEKDFEIIMKAGLNTIRIFVPYKDFGKAKVKEPKLNKLKQVLDAAEKSNLKVVVTLFDFYGDYDVLDWTLNHRHAEIIVSKFKDHKAILAWDVKNEPNLDFESRGKELVISWLEHLIILIKSIDKNHAVTIGWSNIKSAEILKDNLDFVSFHYYEDVHEFEEKYEFLKKLIPNKPIVLGEFGVSSYSGAWKPFGNSEKIQAGYYKEMQKILTKKNLSFMSWTLYDFDTIPKEVVGVLPWRVNPQKEFGFINSKGVKKPAFEYISK, encoded by the coding sequence ATGGTAAATACAAACAAAATTATTTTGAGAAGTGTGTTAATTATCTCATATCTTGTGATAATTTCTATATTAATTTTCTTAATAAGCTCTCTGTTTAGTTACTTTAATACGGGTGCAGATCGAAGTTCAATGTTGCATACAGAAGTAAAAAAAATAGATCAATATACACCAAAAATCAGTTGGAAAGATGACGGTAATGAAGGTCGATATATGGATCCACAAACATTAAGCAGCATTGAAAATGATTATTTAGATGCATGGTATGTAAAACATATTGCCAACAAAACCAATTTAAAAAATGGGATTGATGATTTTTATACCAAAAGTGCTAGAAAAAATCTATTCAATTTTATAGAACATAATAAAGAGGAAAACATAGCGATAGAGAGTACCACCTTAGCACACAATCCAGATATATTATTTTTTAGTGAAGATGGACAGTTGCTTGTTTTGGAAGACAAAAATGTTATTGAATACAAGAAGTTTATTAAAGACAATGCATTCGTCATTGAAACTACAGAAACATCTGACTATAAAGGCCTCTTTTTGTTAGAGGACGGTTTTTGGCGGATCAGACATTTGGTAAAAGAACGTACCTCGGAATTTGATAAAACGACTCTTCCATCTCTTTTAGGTTCCTCGAACATTAAAGGGATTAATTACTATCCACAAGCCACTCCTTGGGATATGTTTGGTGAAAATTTCGATCTTACTATCATCGAGAAAGATTTTGAAATTATTATGAAAGCGGGCCTAAACACGATTAGAATCTTTGTTCCTTATAAAGATTTTGGAAAAGCGAAGGTCAAAGAGCCAAAGTTGAACAAACTAAAACAAGTCTTAGATGCTGCTGAAAAAAGCAACTTAAAAGTTGTCGTCACCTTGTTTGATTTTTATGGAGATTATGATGTTTTAGATTGGACTTTAAATCACAGACACGCAGAAATTATTGTATCCAAATTTAAAGATCACAAGGCCATCCTCGCTTGGGACGTTAAAAACGAACCCAATTTAGACTTTGAGTCTAGAGGGAAGGAACTGGTTATTTCTTGGTTAGAACATCTTATTATTCTTATAAAATCTATTGATAAAAACCATGCAGTTACAATTGGGTGGTCTAATATTAAGAGTGCAGAAATTTTAAAAGATAACTTAGATTTTGTGTCCTTTCATTATTATGAGGATGTCCATGAGTTTGAAGAAAAATACGAATTTTTAAAAAAATTAATTCCCAACAAACCTATTGTTTTAGGGGAGTTTGGGGTTTCTTCTTATAGCGGTGCATGGAAACCTTTCGGTAATTCTGAAAAAATTCAAGCAGGCTATTATAAAGAAATGCAAAAAATCCTTACAAAAAAGAACCTCTCTTTTATGTCTTGGACCTTGTATGATTTTGATACAATCCCAAAAGAAGTTGTTGGGGTGCTCCCGTGGCGAGTCAACCCCCAAAAAGAGTTTGGGTTTATCAATAGCAAAGGAGTTAAAAAACCTGCTTTCGAGTATATTTCTAAATAA